AGTTTAACAGTTGTTCGTCCAACAGGTGATGAAGTTGGGATATATCGTTGTTTGGCAAAGAATAGAGCTGGTGAAGACAGTCATAGTTTCCAATTATCTGTTATCGGTAAGCAGATATCAGTAGGTTGTTTGATCATTAAACTGTATTCAGTTTCCTACTCGTCTATTCATATGGTTGAAGTCATAGTTTTCCTACTAGTCTAGATTACTCGATATCGTACATACTGTTTTTTAAAGGCAGTTAGTTAGGGATAATCGGTATGCATCCATAGATATTGATCTCAAGCTGGTTGCCAGTAGTTCGTACCCGAAATCTAGTTGGATCAGATACTGTAATATCATGCTAACTAGTATACAGAGTTGGTTATCATCTTAAGTTTGAAATGTGGCTGATAAGTTCAACAACTCAAGATTGTAGCATAATTTCTATGGTCCCGAGTCTTTGAGGGATTTAATGAGTCCAGGTCTAGTACATGTTCGTTTATATCAGAATTTTGTAGTTTCTTTTATATGAACATTTGTACTAAATTGAATTTCGGACAAGTACCATTTACTATCGCTTACAGAGGTTTCAAATATCTGGGTTACTATTTGATTCATATAAATTTTCAAACTCAGGTACCATTTCTGAACTTAAATCAAAGTTGAACAATTATACGTATTTTAGATTATCAGTGTGGGGTTatggagattattaagtttttgattgagatcatgaatcgattgatgttagaccaccattgaaaacctggaatcactggacgttcgtttcgtcctagtatgggactgctgaaaagtgcacatccacgattccctACACGGGATTCCAATCCAGAACTTTtggtttcgcgcgcgaacgtCTAACCTCTAGATAACCTTGATTAGTGACAAAAGTCACACCTTGGCAAATCACAAGAATGTTTAACATAAATAGTTTACTGTGTCATTCTAGTAATGTTTTTTTGCTATAAAACTTTATGATATCATAAAAAAATCTTATATCTTCTATTTAGCTGCTCCTAGATTTCCGTCAGATTTTGTTCGTTATCGTCAAAAACTTGTTGTACGTTTGGGTGCTGAAATTGAATTTGAATGTCCAGCTCATGGATCACCTTTACCTACAATTACATGGTATTATAAAGGTGCTCCATTATCTCAATATAATGCACCAGCTAAATATACTTTTGATGATGAtggaaaaaaattgaaaattatttcaGCAACTGGTAAAGATTTAGGTGAATATCAATGTCTGGCACGTAATGAAGCTGGAAATATATCAAAAATTTACGAACTGGAAGTTATTAGTAAGTAAAACTTTATCACAaggcggttttgtggagattttagtaattttatgtagttaagATCGTGaataattgaagctagaccaccatggaaaacctggaagcactggacggccgtttcatcctattgtgggactcctcagcagtgtgctccaatcgaatcatgatctcaactattaaaattactataatatccacaaaaccccttctgatattaatcaacatatgctcactagtaactggctccatgatgtatttcctggagtcctagtgagaagcagtgaccagtggagtttaaccaggtctgttgtgagatagtaactcagtgaagacaatggtggatgtgtcgctcaattttgtggattggttgaagttagacattaacaccgatggatgccggcttagtggtctagagcttaagcgctcgcgcgcgagactgataggttctgggttcgaatctcgtgaggcagggtcgtggatgcacactgctgaggagtcccacaataggatgaaacggccgtccagtgcttccaggttttccatggtggtctagcttcaattgactcacgcttttaactatgaaaatactaaatctccacaaaaaaccccttctgagaataCTTGTTTGTTATTCACTGTCATGGTATTCCATTATAGGTTGTAGTATATTTTGCCATCATTAATTCACTTATTAACTAATTTAGATGGATAAGAGCTTAGTGATTAAAGTACTTGATCTAACACCACTATGTCTATTGACCAGTTTTCTATTATGGTATTAATTTATCTTACCAAAATTATtcgtaatattttattattttaactaattatatttatatatctattTTAGTGCCCCCATTAGTTAGGTTGGATAAAACTGAAGTACGTGAAAGAGAAGGTGCTACATTTACTGTACATTGTTCAGCTGAAGGACATCCTATGCCATCTTTAGAATGGTTTAGAGAAACAGGTGGATTATTTCGACTTGGAACAAGTGTGGATGTCAGGTAAAATTTATTCGATTCAGGAATGTTTTTAGTTTTACAGTTTCTTTTTTGATTTATGTTAACATTTAAATTAAAGATAGTTAATATCATGCTAGTCAAATATAATAACTTCTGTTGTTGACTTCTAATTATTACTTACTAACGCGTTTCCCCACGTGCAGCATAGGCTacccaccaggattctccaaccaactatGTCCTGGACTCTCCATTCCTGTTGTTTCCTAGTGCTATTCatcattcttttgatatctgcCTTCAATGCCCAATAccatgtgttctttgaccttcctcttttccttcccacttcaggattacaagtaaaagcttgcttcgtgatacagtttgatgatatCCACAATATATTTCCTATCCACTTGAAGcatcttttcctgatttcttcttcatttggaagctggtttgttccctTCCACAGTAGATTATTGTCGATAGTGTCTGACAAATGACCAATAGATCTGGAGTGTCCTgtgtaaacagttgtttacaaataactgcacatttttgatgatgattgtagtaaTTCTTCATGTTTCAACTCCACAAAACGTAACTGTTAACGTTCAAGTTGAAAATCTCAACCTTGATGTTGGCTTacagatagttgttttgagtttcagatatCTTTCATTTGTATGAATCGTACCTTTATTTTGCCGATCCACGGGATCATATCTGAATCAGATCCTCATTGTTTATGAATGATGCTGTAAGTGTTCacgtcttccagagtttctccaacAAGTGTGACTCGGTTGGTGCTCATTATGTTGTATTTTGAGGATGATACTTGTGTATGTGAAGGCTTACTACTGAAGAGTTTGCTGCTACACTGGATTTATTCACCTGAGTTTGTTGGTGTGTATATGATAGAAGAGATGGGTCATTTACCAACTCTTGATGGTCTAATTGCATCCAAGCTGTTCATAATCCAATGGATAACCAGAAGATAGATGAGAAGCGAGTGTAAGCAGCCTTGCCTGGCACCGGTCtttacttggaatgcatctatcgactatcctccatgcacgactttgcagtgcaagccgtcgtatgaattccgtatgatgttgaaaatctctcaccattttcgtccCTTTCTCCCAGTCATTCCATGCTGTTCCATGACATCGTTTAATCCGGTGTTGTGAATTTCGGCCTTGATGTTTAGGTCTTTTATCAGGATTGTCAGGTTCGTTTCTGAGTATTTTTCTACGCTCGACTGCAAGCTCTCATTAAACTGATCTTTACCAACTTCGTTGCTGTCATTGATAAGCGCATATCGCTGGATGACATTGATTGTGAACCCCTACTTCTTTGTATTGAAGGATGCTTCGATAATCCTGGATCCATGAAGCTCCCATCCTATGAGTGTTTTCCGTGCTTCTTTTGACAGTATCATTGTAACTCCTTGTGTGTACGAAACATCATTTTCTTTATAACTAGAGTACAACAGCGCCAGTCGTGAAACTAATCTTTTCTGTTTAGCTTGCGTCCAGTGTGTTTAACTTGTTCTAATCATCAACAGGTTGTATCCTCATTTCCGCGGCCATTTGACTGATCCCCacggtctctcacattgtctgGACATCCCATGTCCCTATGCTAAtttttgctctggttgttagaatggGCATCGGTCTCGAAGAATTATATACTGGAACGAAACAGTTTTTCAGTGCTCCTTTTATATTTTAGTGGATGCCGAGTTAAATCCAGTCACTAAAGTCAATTTAGAATGCATGAACTCTACAAACCTCCCATCCTAACAagttcatttaaaaaatatctCATATATTCGAGCATTCGCCTTCATCTTAACTTGGTCTAGATATCCTTACTAAGTTTGCAAAACTTTCTTTCCTAGTGGATAGGTTTACTGATAATGAGTGTAATAGCCCTTAGAAAATAATTTCGTGGATGAGCTTTGTTAGTCAATCACCTTGACAACTGATATTATATAAATTCaaacggtgtttgaaatcagaaagcTATAAGGAgcggcgactacagtttattagcggatagcacGGATaacaaagttataagcacattgAGCGACCTTGAAGCAAAGAGGCTAATGGATGTGTGAGTGAGAGAATACAGAGGCGGATTTATAGTCAAATCAAATCAAGGTGCAGCTAGGCAAGGCAAAGTCTATTAATAGGATTCgcgtacatatatacatgggaaaGAGAGTTATTCACCGAGTGATATTTGAGCGATTAACATTTATTCTGGACAGAGATATTTGCTTAGGCTGCCACATGTGATCAAGTATGTACATTTATACACAAATGATGGTGATCATAAtagaataaagaaataaacCAATTGTTAGTGTCGGAAcaactgtagtgaatgagaacacgactggggacaattgaatgtatttaagcacaaattacagactatctcactaaattctgataacaatacagcaaacagttaatttgcaaaataacgatCAATTGtgtcaatcttcactgttccttctgtaaatatcaatccatcttctctaatttcattgtttgtgcattttcctaccgactGCGCTTCAtttcggttctttccttatcggtcttctgccaaaatacattctatgtctgaccgtcgccatatactacttatatggatataagtagaccacactacacattTTCTGCTTAATAAATTAGTGAAAGGGTTAAACAGAATGTAACCATAAtagaaattgattgtaggagtgTTGCTATAATCATTCTCAATAAATGAGAGCtacttttattattagtattcattattattgttgttatggtAACTGCTTTGGAACTTACATTTATCTCtttaatttcgataatgcaatgagaagacgaagtttatcagaatttaggTTTAGGTCTCTTATCAGGATTGTCAGGTTCGTTTCTGAGCATTCCTCTACGATCGACCACAACTTCTCATTAAACTGATCTTTACCAACTTCGTTGCTGTTATTGATAAGCCCATATCACTGGATGACATTGATTGTGAACCCCTTCTTCTTTGTATTGAAGGATGCTTCGATGATCCTTGatcataattctgataaacttcgtcttctcattgcattatcgaaatttatcaaagggactaactgTTTTAAATATCTCTTTAATGTTAATGCAATATATATTGAAGTAAACATCTAGATAATGATCTCTTTTTTGTAAAAatcaaaaaaacattttttgcaGCACTGGACTCCTAACAATCACCGATGCTAAAAAAGAAGACAGTGGCCGTTATGTCTGTAAAGCAATGAATAAAATCAGCGAGGATTCTAAATCAGTTATGATTGAAATCATTGGtaaattcacttatttatatataattactaaatgtaatcagaaggggttttgtggagatttcagt
This genomic interval from Schistosoma mansoni strain Puerto Rico chromosome W, complete genome contains the following:
- a CDS encoding putative titin — encoded protein: MFFNIQLIVLIFSFHKLGMFSFGTVPPVIIKRYGSPEEHRTSEFIPITFYCLLHDINQTKAEITWTKDGSPILMSPDGDYFVIQDQGQSLTVVRPTGDEVGIYRCLAKNRAGEDSHSFQLSVIGKQISVGYFVRYRQKLVVRLGAEIEFECPAHGSPLPTITWYYKGAPLSQYNAPAKYTFDDDGKKLKIISATGKDLGEYQCLARNEAGNISKIYELEVISK